A section of the Kribbella voronezhensis genome encodes:
- a CDS encoding putative immunity protein: MILPKERDPRFITLRRGGTLTDSDHQLLALWAASCAEHVLHLFESEQPSDPRPRQAIEQIRAWSRGEIRMSDSRAAGGHAMAAARPLTGAARHAAFAAGQAGVVAHVAAHELGAAAYAIKAARAAVPKADAEVAGRRECSWQREQLPEEIRELVLDDQRLRNDICWGVFEC, from the coding sequence GTGATCCTGCCGAAAGAACGTGATCCGCGGTTCATCACCCTTCGTCGTGGCGGGACGCTCACGGACTCCGATCATCAACTGCTGGCTCTGTGGGCGGCCTCGTGTGCCGAGCATGTCCTGCACCTGTTCGAATCGGAGCAACCTTCGGACCCGAGGCCTCGCCAGGCGATCGAGCAGATCCGGGCCTGGTCCCGGGGCGAGATCAGGATGTCTGATTCGCGCGCGGCCGGCGGTCATGCCATGGCTGCAGCGAGACCGCTGACCGGAGCCGCCCGGCACGCCGCGTTTGCCGCCGGCCAGGCTGGTGTCGTGGCGCACGTTGCCGCACACGAGCTCGGCGCCGCGGCGTACGCGATCAAAGCCGCACGAGCCGCCGTCCCCAAAGCCGACGCCGAGGTCGCCGGCCGCCGCGAATGCAGTTGGCAACGCGAACAGCTTCCCGAAGAGATCCGCGAGCTCGTCCTTGACGATCAACGCCTGCGAAACGACATCTGCTGGGGCGTCTTCGAGTGCTGA
- the pyrH gene encoding UMP kinase, with protein sequence MPKYRRLVIKLSGQAIAGSAGFGFDKDRLNHLAREVIAARDTGVEVAVVVGGGNVFRGNRAEDWGIDRVEADNIGMLGTVINAVLLRGKLHELGEADVRLMTALPINNLAEPYIRLRALRHLEKGSIVLLGCGNGQPFTTTDYPAVQRAVELDADALLVAKNGTDGVYDADPNKVPTARRFDHLTYQQVIDQGLGVMDQAAFILARDHHLPLHVFDIDRPGAAAAITTGSPIGTTIS encoded by the coding sequence ATGCCGAAGTACCGCCGCTTGGTGATCAAACTGTCCGGTCAGGCGATCGCGGGGTCGGCCGGGTTCGGGTTCGACAAGGATCGGCTGAACCATCTGGCCCGCGAGGTGATCGCGGCGCGGGACACCGGCGTGGAGGTCGCTGTCGTCGTCGGCGGGGGCAATGTCTTTCGCGGTAACCGGGCCGAGGACTGGGGTATCGACCGGGTCGAGGCGGACAACATCGGCATGCTCGGCACGGTGATCAACGCCGTCCTGCTGCGCGGCAAACTGCACGAGCTCGGCGAAGCCGACGTACGGCTCATGACGGCACTGCCGATCAACAACCTCGCCGAACCGTACATCCGGCTTCGCGCGCTGCGGCATCTGGAGAAGGGTTCGATCGTCCTGCTCGGCTGCGGCAACGGTCAGCCGTTCACCACCACCGACTACCCAGCCGTGCAGCGAGCCGTCGAACTCGACGCCGACGCGCTCCTCGTCGCGAAGAACGGCACCGACGGCGTGTACGACGCGGACCCCAACAAGGTCCCGACCGCCCGGCGCTTCGACCACCTCACCTACCAGCAGGTCATCGACCAGGGCCTCGGCGTGATGGACCAGGCCGCCTTCATCCTCGCCCGCGACCACCACCTCCCCCTCCACGTCTTCGACATAGACCGCCCCGGCGCCGCCGCCGCCATCACCACCGGCTCCCCCATCGGCACCACCATCAGCTGA
- a CDS encoding NmrA family NAD(P)-binding protein — translation MQTILILGGTGTTGRRIARQLRSTQHTVRTAARRGADVRLDLDDPTTWEPVLAGVTAAYLMEPTLQAGPRLADFTKAAVAAGVRRFVMLSAARAEEESHPLHAAEQAVRTSDAEWTILHPNWFAQNFSEGPWARAIADGTLALPTGDGRTPFVDAEDIAAVAAAALTTEGHHGVVYALTGPAAISFGEATELIGRATGRRIEYVDLSPEDYTQRQRENGVPAPAAHLLTSILVSIRDGWAESCSDDIPRALGRPATSFETYVARAAGEGHFRH, via the coding sequence ATGCAGACGATCCTCATCCTCGGCGGCACCGGTACGACCGGCCGCCGCATCGCCCGGCAACTCCGATCAACCCAGCACACAGTCCGTACGGCGGCCCGCCGCGGCGCCGACGTACGCCTCGATCTCGACGACCCGACGACCTGGGAGCCCGTGCTTGCCGGTGTCACCGCCGCCTACCTGATGGAGCCGACCCTCCAGGCCGGCCCGCGGCTGGCCGACTTCACCAAGGCCGCCGTCGCAGCCGGCGTACGCCGGTTCGTGATGCTTTCCGCGGCTCGTGCCGAGGAGGAAAGCCATCCACTGCACGCCGCCGAGCAGGCTGTGCGGACGTCCGATGCGGAGTGGACGATCCTGCATCCCAACTGGTTCGCGCAGAACTTCAGTGAGGGACCGTGGGCCCGCGCGATCGCCGACGGCACGCTTGCTCTACCGACCGGAGACGGCCGCACACCGTTCGTCGATGCCGAAGACATCGCCGCGGTGGCCGCTGCCGCTCTGACGACCGAGGGTCATCACGGCGTGGTCTATGCGCTCACAGGGCCTGCGGCGATCAGTTTCGGCGAGGCGACCGAGCTGATCGGACGGGCCACCGGCCGCCGGATCGAGTACGTCGACCTCAGTCCGGAGGACTACACGCAGCGCCAAAGGGAGAACGGCGTTCCCGCACCGGCCGCGCACCTTCTGACCAGCATCCTCGTGTCGATCCGCGACGGCTGGGCCGAGAGCTGCTCCGACGACATTCCCCGAGCGCTCGGCCGACCGGCCACCTCGTTCGAGACCTACGTCGCCAGAGCTGCGGGGGAGGGCCACTTCAGGCATTAG
- a CDS encoding YciI family protein: protein MQYLVSVIDDKVNPGSDDRQPAISEFNERLIAEGYWVFAGGLADTESATVIDNRGGQAVFSDGPFVESKEYLAGVWVWETPDLDVALKLAAEASKVCDRKIEVRPFR, encoded by the coding sequence ATGCAGTACCTGGTTTCCGTGATCGATGACAAAGTCAATCCCGGCAGCGACGACCGGCAGCCTGCCATCAGCGAGTTCAACGAACGCCTGATCGCCGAGGGCTACTGGGTCTTCGCGGGCGGTCTCGCCGACACCGAATCGGCCACGGTGATCGACAACCGGGGCGGGCAGGCGGTGTTCAGCGACGGGCCTTTCGTGGAGTCGAAGGAGTACCTGGCCGGCGTCTGGGTGTGGGAGACGCCCGATCTGGATGTGGCGCTCAAGCTCGCCGCCGAGGCGTCGAAGGTCTGCGATCGCAAGATCGAGGTGCGGCCGTTCCGGTGA
- a CDS encoding tyrosine-type recombinase/integrase: protein MKVLDAQAAFFAARRPRKDSPHTTAAYRRDLAGITALLGPDADCLEVTELTAQVLRDAFGAFADTHAKSSVLRAWSTWNQFLTFCVSDGLLTGNPMGAVARPKTPPLSPKPLRGEDTPEKLLKAAADGARRARDPWPERDVLVIALGLVAGLRSAEMRTLTADSLAGRPGEMRLHIHGKGSRDRSIPVEPIMEKIIATYVESCARRFPRKRFGRSGKLLLDRDGEPIGRGGLEYLVKSCYRWAGLHDRVPVGANLHALRHTFATRLAEDGATASEIMALLGHASLATSQNYIEATGREQRSAAASNRTYRTLDQMVDP, encoded by the coding sequence ATGAAGGTTCTCGATGCTCAGGCAGCGTTCTTCGCGGCTCGGCGGCCGCGGAAGGACTCCCCCCACACGACTGCTGCCTATCGTCGTGATCTGGCGGGCATCACCGCCCTGCTCGGTCCGGACGCCGATTGCCTCGAGGTGACCGAGCTGACGGCCCAGGTGTTGCGCGATGCCTTCGGTGCGTTCGCCGACACCCACGCGAAGAGTTCCGTACTCCGTGCCTGGTCGACGTGGAACCAGTTCCTCACCTTCTGTGTGTCCGACGGACTGCTCACCGGCAACCCGATGGGAGCCGTCGCGAGACCCAAGACCCCTCCCCTCTCCCCCAAGCCGTTGCGCGGTGAAGACACTCCGGAGAAGTTGCTCAAGGCAGCGGCCGACGGCGCACGCCGTGCCCGCGACCCCTGGCCCGAGCGCGACGTGCTCGTCATCGCGCTCGGCCTCGTCGCAGGCCTCCGCTCCGCCGAGATGCGCACACTGACGGCGGATTCGCTGGCCGGCCGACCCGGCGAGATGCGGCTGCACATCCACGGCAAGGGCAGCCGCGACCGGTCCATCCCGGTCGAGCCGATCATGGAGAAGATCATCGCCACGTACGTCGAATCGTGCGCGCGCCGCTTTCCCCGCAAGCGATTCGGCCGCTCCGGCAAGCTCCTGCTCGACCGCGACGGCGAGCCGATCGGCCGCGGCGGCCTCGAGTACCTGGTGAAGTCCTGCTACCGCTGGGCCGGCCTGCACGATCGCGTCCCCGTCGGTGCGAACCTGCACGCCCTGCGGCACACCTTCGCGACCCGGCTCGCCGAGGACGGCGCCACCGCGTCGGAGATCATGGCGCTGCTCGGCCACGCCAGCCTCGCCACCAGCCAGAACTACATCGAGGCCACCGGCCGCGAGCAACGCTCCGCCGCGGCGAGCAACCGCACCTACCGGACGCTGGACCAGATGGTCGATCCCTGA
- a CDS encoding serine hydrolase domain-containing protein, with translation MSSHRPLLPRSTPAGVGISSRAIGALLDRLEAESIECHSLMVVRRGHVVAEGWWAPYSADRPHLLYSLTKSFTSTAVGLAIADGLLSLDDRVVDVLPEHVPDDVVDQGRRITVHHLLSMTSGRRTDSLAEAWQLEPDDLVKGFLRVPFTDPEGSRHLYEDATTYLLARMVERVTGRDLPGFLDERLFQPMGIDHAEWDRVASGAAFGFHGLHLTTEAVAAFGELLLRGGVWGDRQLVPREWVELATSRHIATTEPLPNWLPNPDFLSGYGYQFWTSRHGYFGNGAYGQLCVVAPAHDLVVVMTSALERTDVLPGAFWDCLLPGLDQAGSAQDDEELADRLRRLTLAPVTGSAAPHRSAKARLDGSPADSALPDGTTVTVDPVDGGWQVQLGSSLTVAVGHGDWRESSPLGRPVVANGAWQEDEFVADLFVITSPHRVRLVVDADAGTAQATWSTVPLTTSSLELHLRSPLMTRPDVA, from the coding sequence ATGTCTTCTCACCGTCCGCTCCTGCCACGCTCGACACCGGCCGGCGTGGGGATTTCGTCCCGCGCGATCGGCGCGCTGCTGGACCGGCTCGAAGCGGAGTCGATCGAATGTCACTCCCTGATGGTCGTACGCCGTGGGCACGTCGTCGCCGAAGGCTGGTGGGCGCCGTACTCCGCTGATCGGCCACACCTTCTCTACTCGTTGACCAAGTCGTTCACTTCGACGGCCGTGGGTCTCGCGATCGCCGACGGGCTGTTGTCGCTGGACGACCGCGTGGTCGACGTACTGCCTGAACACGTCCCTGACGACGTAGTTGACCAAGGCCGTCGCATCACCGTGCACCACCTGCTGTCGATGACGAGCGGACGCCGGACGGACAGCCTCGCCGAGGCCTGGCAACTGGAACCGGACGACCTGGTGAAGGGCTTCCTCCGGGTCCCGTTCACCGATCCCGAGGGAAGCAGGCACCTCTACGAGGATGCGACCACTTACCTGCTGGCCCGGATGGTTGAACGCGTCACCGGCCGGGACCTGCCGGGATTTCTCGACGAGCGCCTCTTCCAGCCGATGGGCATCGACCACGCCGAATGGGACCGGGTGGCGAGCGGCGCGGCCTTCGGATTCCACGGTCTGCATCTCACGACCGAGGCCGTCGCCGCCTTCGGGGAACTGCTGCTGCGCGGGGGTGTCTGGGGCGACCGGCAACTCGTTCCCCGCGAATGGGTGGAGCTCGCGACCAGCCGCCACATCGCAACGACCGAGCCACTCCCCAACTGGTTGCCGAATCCCGACTTCCTGTCCGGGTACGGCTACCAGTTCTGGACGTCGCGGCACGGCTACTTCGGCAACGGCGCCTACGGCCAGCTGTGCGTCGTCGCCCCGGCTCACGATCTCGTGGTCGTGATGACCTCCGCACTCGAGCGGACCGACGTGCTGCCCGGCGCGTTCTGGGATTGCCTGCTGCCCGGTCTCGATCAAGCGGGAAGCGCACAGGACGACGAGGAACTCGCCGATCGGCTGCGGCGGCTGACTCTTGCCCCGGTGACCGGTTCGGCGGCTCCGCACCGTTCGGCCAAGGCGCGACTGGACGGCTCCCCCGCGGATTCGGCGCTTCCGGACGGAACCACCGTGACGGTCGATCCTGTGGACGGCGGCTGGCAAGTGCAGCTTGGCTCGTCGCTGACTGTCGCAGTCGGACACGGTGATTGGCGGGAAAGTTCGCCGCTCGGGCGCCCAGTCGTGGCGAATGGAGCCTGGCAGGAGGACGAGTTCGTCGCCGATCTCTTTGTCATCACCAGCCCGCACCGGGTTCGGCTGGTGGTCGATGCCGATGCGGGGACGGCACAGGCGACCTGGAGCACGGTGCCCCTGACGACCTCGAGTCTGGAGCTGCACCTGCGATCACCGCTGATGACGCGACCCGACGTGGCGTAG
- a CDS encoding dihydrofolate reductase family protein, with product MGKVVAQANMSLDGYVAKQDNTIGGLFDWLQNGDVEMPTPAGDFAVHLTPQSAEHLRQWTSSLGALVCGRTLFEVADGWQGRHTLDVPVVVVTHQVPTEWVAAHPDAPLTFVTEGVEAAVAHAQTLAGDRVVAVTGGTIARQCLDLGLLDEVAVDLVPIVMGEGNRPFFGNLSADEVALGNPTVCVQGDRVIHLVFPVVR from the coding sequence ATGGGCAAGGTCGTTGCGCAGGCGAACATGTCGCTCGACGGGTACGTGGCCAAGCAGGACAACACCATCGGCGGATTGTTCGACTGGTTGCAGAACGGCGACGTCGAGATGCCGACGCCCGCCGGAGACTTCGCCGTCCACCTGACGCCTCAGAGTGCTGAACACTTGCGGCAGTGGACGTCCTCACTGGGCGCACTGGTTTGTGGCCGGACGCTGTTCGAGGTGGCCGACGGCTGGCAGGGTCGCCATACTCTCGACGTCCCCGTGGTCGTCGTGACGCATCAGGTCCCCACCGAGTGGGTCGCCGCGCACCCCGACGCACCGCTCACTTTCGTGACCGAGGGCGTCGAGGCCGCCGTCGCCCATGCACAGACGCTCGCCGGCGACCGCGTCGTCGCGGTCACCGGCGGAACGATCGCCCGGCAGTGCCTGGACCTCGGGCTGCTCGACGAAGTGGCCGTCGACCTGGTCCCGATCGTGATGGGCGAAGGCAACCGGCCGTTCTTCGGCAACCTCTCCGCTGACGAGGTGGCGCTGGGCAATCCGACGGTCTGCGTCCAGGGCGACCGCGTCATCCACCTCGTGTTCCCTGTCGTGCGCTAG
- a CDS encoding cyclase family protein: protein MTAGRPLPTQDEVLGYFETLSNWGRWGDDDERGTLNHITDDVRLAAATAVRHGRSVSCGWEIAVPEEMERSTTACPCAADMPGAEHMPAAFHNDRRWGFSNERLGILFHGNTITHLDSPCHLFWDGKMYNGRSHSLVDAATGSAWAAVTAAANGIVTRGVLLDVAKVRDVPWLEPGQGVFPDDLEEAERRQGVQVQPGDAVLLRTGYGRARHEDGVAGGITQAGWHASCLPWLHERGVALIGADTPQDVQPSGYDEVLMPIHAVSLVAMGLWLLDNCDLEECAATAAELGQWDFQLAVAPVRFAGTSGSPVNPIATF from the coding sequence ATGACGGCTGGGCGACCTTTGCCGACGCAGGACGAGGTGCTCGGGTACTTCGAAACGCTGTCCAACTGGGGGCGGTGGGGTGACGACGACGAGCGCGGCACGCTGAACCACATCACTGACGACGTCCGGCTGGCCGCGGCGACGGCCGTGCGGCATGGCAGGAGCGTGTCGTGCGGCTGGGAGATCGCCGTACCGGAGGAGATGGAGCGGTCGACGACGGCGTGTCCTTGTGCCGCCGACATGCCGGGTGCCGAGCACATGCCGGCGGCGTTCCACAACGACCGGCGCTGGGGCTTTTCGAACGAGCGACTCGGCATCCTCTTTCACGGCAACACGATCACCCACCTCGATTCTCCTTGCCATCTCTTCTGGGACGGCAAGATGTACAACGGCCGGTCACATTCGCTGGTCGACGCCGCGACCGGATCGGCGTGGGCGGCTGTCACGGCGGCGGCGAACGGGATCGTCACGCGTGGCGTGCTGCTGGACGTTGCGAAGGTCCGCGACGTGCCTTGGCTGGAGCCGGGGCAGGGCGTGTTCCCGGACGATCTTGAAGAGGCCGAGCGCCGCCAAGGTGTGCAGGTTCAGCCGGGTGATGCCGTACTGCTGCGGACCGGCTACGGCCGCGCACGCCATGAAGACGGTGTGGCCGGCGGTATCACGCAGGCCGGTTGGCACGCGTCCTGCCTGCCCTGGCTGCATGAACGCGGAGTCGCGCTGATCGGTGCTGACACGCCCCAGGATGTTCAGCCGTCGGGGTACGACGAGGTGTTGATGCCGATCCATGCCGTCAGCCTCGTCGCGATGGGGCTGTGGCTCCTCGACAACTGCGACCTGGAGGAGTGCGCGGCGACGGCTGCCGAGCTCGGCCAGTGGGACTTCCAGCTCGCAGTCGCACCAGTGCGCTTCGCCGGTACGTCGGGCAGCCCCGTCAACCCGATCGCCACTTTCTGA
- a CDS encoding putative immunity protein: MAADSPTIELTLSELREVTAYAVACARPALAIFDRERPEDQRPGAALDAAQVFADGAERTKLLRDSAWAAHKAAQEARDAGQAAASDAARAAGHACGAAFLHPLANATQVKHILGSAAHAVRALELSAGDAAAHIAFCESLADTAVRDVLSRYPSAPAGGGRVGELLRQLDTTLRNSPDRG, from the coding sequence ATGGCGGCCGACTCTCCGACGATAGAACTCACCCTGTCCGAACTCCGCGAAGTCACCGCGTACGCCGTGGCCTGCGCACGGCCGGCGTTGGCGATCTTCGACCGGGAACGCCCTGAAGACCAGCGCCCAGGAGCCGCACTCGACGCGGCCCAGGTCTTCGCCGACGGAGCTGAACGCACCAAACTGCTCCGCGACAGCGCCTGGGCCGCGCACAAAGCCGCTCAGGAAGCTCGCGACGCCGGGCAGGCCGCAGCAAGCGACGCTGCCCGAGCAGCCGGTCACGCCTGTGGTGCTGCATTCCTCCACCCGCTGGCCAACGCGACCCAGGTCAAACACATCCTCGGCTCAGCGGCTCATGCGGTTCGAGCCCTCGAGCTTTCGGCTGGCGACGCCGCCGCACACATAGCCTTCTGCGAATCGCTCGCCGACACCGCAGTACGGGACGTCCTCAGCCGTTATCCATCGGCCCCAGCCGGTGGCGGACGCGTCGGCGAACTGCTCCGTCAACTCGACACAACTCTTCGCAACTCCCCCGATCGGGGCTGA
- a CDS encoding AraC family transcriptional regulator, translating into MDVLSDLLQRAQATNALVRQFIAQPPWSVTYAELPSLSVVAALGGCATLRIDDGAPATLAANDIALITGVGSYTIADDPATPPRYVIRGNTKYVDGQAVGPGEFHAPRTYGDGLGGTTIVRGVYDLHGAVGRRLLDLLPPVAIVAATDRTRPALSLLASETAREEPGQDAVLRRLLDFVLVVALRAWWSGPDATPPSWYQALTAPGIGDALRLLHESPARRWTVAELAGSVAMSRATFAARFTELVGLPPLTYLTSWRLALAADLLRDPAATVAAVARAVGYEDPFAFAVAFKRIYGVTPSAWRR; encoded by the coding sequence ATGGACGTTCTGAGTGATCTGTTGCAACGGGCGCAGGCCACGAACGCCTTGGTCCGGCAGTTCATCGCGCAGCCGCCCTGGTCGGTGACGTACGCCGAACTGCCGTCGCTCAGCGTCGTCGCGGCGCTCGGCGGCTGCGCCACCCTCCGGATCGACGACGGCGCCCCGGCAACCCTCGCCGCAAACGACATCGCGCTGATCACTGGCGTCGGCAGCTACACGATCGCCGACGATCCAGCCACTCCGCCGCGCTACGTGATCCGGGGAAACACGAAGTACGTCGACGGGCAGGCGGTCGGCCCCGGCGAGTTCCATGCTCCTCGCACGTACGGCGATGGCCTGGGCGGGACCACGATCGTCCGTGGTGTCTACGACCTCCACGGTGCGGTCGGTCGCCGGCTGCTGGATCTCTTGCCACCCGTGGCGATCGTGGCGGCCACTGACCGGACCCGACCGGCTCTCAGCTTGCTCGCCTCCGAGACCGCTCGTGAGGAACCCGGGCAGGACGCCGTACTGCGCAGGCTGCTCGACTTCGTGCTTGTGGTCGCATTGCGCGCCTGGTGGTCCGGACCGGACGCTACTCCCCCGTCCTGGTACCAAGCGCTCACGGCACCAGGTATCGGTGATGCGCTACGCCTGCTTCACGAATCCCCGGCTCGCCGCTGGACGGTCGCCGAACTCGCCGGGAGCGTCGCGATGTCCCGCGCCACGTTCGCCGCCCGCTTCACCGAATTGGTCGGCCTCCCGCCGCTGACCTATCTCACCAGTTGGCGGCTGGCGTTGGCCGCTGACCTGCTCCGAGACCCCGCGGCGACAGTCGCCGCTGTCGCTCGCGCTGTGGGCTACGAGGACCCGTTCGCGTTCGCCGTTGCCTTCAAGCGCATCTACGGCGTCACTCCGTCGGCCTGGCGACGCTGA
- a CDS encoding maleylpyruvate isomerase N-terminal domain-containing protein gives MNDIRADFLAVARLAATLLREPSVESAWTKASALAEFSVGGLAGHLAFQVLAIPQIIREPIPTEPTITLLDHYARVQWIDAGLDDDISVRIRAGGDQLATDGPAFLADQLDAAIRQLESDLSTAPDRAVRISLWGPWSLTLDDMLVTRMMELAVHADDLAVSIGVPTPVFPDRAVQTVVDLLTRLAMRRHGQTPVLRALSRVERSPASITAF, from the coding sequence ATGAATGACATCCGTGCTGACTTCCTCGCTGTGGCGCGGCTGGCCGCCACCTTGTTGCGGGAGCCGTCCGTAGAGTCCGCCTGGACGAAGGCCAGCGCCCTGGCCGAATTCAGCGTCGGCGGGCTGGCCGGTCATCTGGCGTTCCAGGTGCTGGCGATCCCGCAGATCATCCGCGAGCCGATTCCGACCGAGCCGACGATCACCTTGCTCGACCACTACGCGCGCGTGCAGTGGATCGACGCGGGGCTCGACGACGACATCAGTGTCCGGATCCGCGCCGGCGGCGATCAGCTCGCGACCGACGGTCCCGCCTTCCTCGCTGACCAGCTCGACGCCGCGATCAGGCAACTGGAGAGCGATCTCTCGACGGCGCCCGACCGCGCAGTACGGATCTCGCTGTGGGGTCCGTGGTCGCTGACGCTCGACGACATGCTCGTCACCCGGATGATGGAGCTCGCGGTGCACGCCGACGACCTCGCCGTCAGCATCGGCGTACCGACACCCGTCTTCCCGGACCGTGCCGTGCAGACCGTCGTCGATCTGCTGACCAGGCTGGCGATGCGTCGCCACGGCCAGACTCCGGTACTGCGGGCGCTCAGCCGCGTGGAGCGTTCCCCCGCGTCGATCACCGCGTTCTGA
- a CDS encoding elongation factor G: MRTLNLGILAHVDAGKTSLTERLLYAVGVIDEVGSVDDGSTQTDSLALERQRGITIKSAVVSFAIDDITVNLIDTPGHPDFIAEVERALGVLDGAVLVISAVEGVQAQTRVLMRTLRRLKIPTVIFVNKLDRSGARGEELVKDLTDKLASEVIAMGSTSALGTPAAGFTPYGRDDTGFTFAMIDLLSEHDEQLLETYVENEKALSYDALRGRLAEQTKRALVHPVYFGSAITGAGTGELIAGIRELLPATEGVADGSVAGSVFKVERGPAGEKIAFVRMFSGTIRVRDRLRYRGDQEAKVTAISVFGNGSALSQAEVSAGQIAKLWGLAGIQIGDTIGAASNQSGGTIGATSVQSKDTSGAASNQSGSATGAASNQSGSATGAASNQSGSATGAASNQSGSATGAVGSQVGSGSSGGESGYFAPPTLETVIAPVRLSDKGNLQVALSQLAEQDPLINLRQDDIRQETFVSLYGEVQKEVIQTTLAGEFGIDVTFRESTTICIERLNGVGAAVEFNKVDPNPFLATVGLRVEPAPVNSGVTFRLEVELGSMPYAFIKAVEETVHESLQQGVYGWQIPDCTVAMTHSGYSARQSHAHAVFDKSMSSTAGDFRQLTPLVMMDALRAAGTTVFEPMHRFQLEIPTDTTRAVLAALSRLRAIPQVPALAATTSVLEGEIPAAAVYKLEQQLPALTRGESVLESAFDRYHPVTGPIPTRARTDHNPLNRREYLLHVLRRV, encoded by the coding sequence GTGCGAACACTCAATTTGGGAATTCTGGCGCATGTCGACGCCGGTAAGACGAGCCTGACCGAGCGGCTGCTGTACGCCGTCGGGGTCATCGACGAGGTCGGCAGCGTCGACGACGGCAGCACTCAGACCGATTCGCTCGCGCTGGAACGCCAGCGTGGGATCACGATCAAGTCCGCGGTGGTGTCGTTCGCGATCGACGACATCACGGTCAACCTGATCGACACTCCGGGGCACCCGGATTTCATCGCCGAGGTGGAGCGGGCGCTCGGCGTACTGGACGGTGCCGTGCTGGTGATCTCCGCGGTCGAAGGCGTCCAGGCGCAGACGCGAGTGCTGATGCGGACGTTGCGGCGGCTGAAGATCCCGACGGTGATCTTCGTCAACAAGCTCGACCGCTCCGGTGCGCGCGGCGAGGAGTTGGTGAAGGACCTCACCGACAAGCTCGCGAGCGAGGTCATCGCGATGGGGTCGACGAGCGCACTCGGTACGCCGGCGGCCGGGTTCACGCCGTACGGGCGGGACGACACCGGTTTCACCTTCGCCATGATCGACCTGCTGTCCGAGCACGACGAGCAACTCCTGGAAACGTATGTGGAGAACGAGAAAGCGCTCTCGTACGACGCTCTGCGCGGCCGGCTGGCCGAGCAGACGAAGCGGGCGCTGGTGCATCCGGTGTACTTCGGTTCGGCGATCACCGGCGCGGGGACGGGCGAGCTGATCGCGGGGATCCGGGAACTGCTGCCGGCTACCGAAGGCGTGGCCGACGGGTCGGTCGCGGGGTCGGTCTTCAAGGTGGAACGTGGTCCGGCGGGAGAGAAGATCGCGTTCGTGCGGATGTTCTCCGGCACGATCCGCGTTCGGGACAGGCTGCGATACCGGGGTGATCAGGAGGCGAAGGTCACCGCGATCAGTGTCTTCGGCAACGGCTCGGCGCTGTCGCAGGCTGAGGTGTCGGCCGGCCAGATCGCCAAGCTGTGGGGTCTGGCCGGCATCCAGATCGGCGACACGATCGGTGCCGCCAGCAACCAGAGTGGAGGCACGATCGGTGCCACCAGCGTCCAGAGCAAGGACACGAGCGGTGCCGCCAGCAACCAGAGCGGATCCGCGACAGGTGCCGCCAGCAACCAGAGCGGATCCGCGACAGGTGCCGCCAGCAACCAGAGCGGATCCGCGACAGGTGCCGCCAGCAACCAGAGCGGATCTGCGACAGGTGCTGTAGGCAGCCAAGTCGGGAGCGGGAGCAGTGGTGGGGAGAGCGGTTACTTCGCTCCCCCGACCTTGGAGACGGTGATCGCGCCGGTTCGGCTGTCGGACAAAGGAAACCTGCAGGTCGCGCTCTCCCAGCTCGCCGAGCAGGATCCGCTGATCAACCTGCGGCAGGACGACATCCGGCAGGAGACGTTCGTGTCACTGTACGGCGAGGTGCAGAAGGAGGTCATCCAGACCACGCTGGCCGGCGAGTTCGGGATCGACGTCACGTTCCGCGAGTCGACGACGATCTGCATCGAGCGGCTGAACGGTGTCGGTGCGGCGGTCGAGTTCAACAAGGTGGACCCGAATCCGTTCCTGGCGACCGTCGGTCTGCGGGTCGAACCGGCGCCGGTCAACTCCGGCGTCACGTTCCGGCTCGAGGTCGAGCTCGGATCGATGCCGTACGCGTTCATCAAGGCAGTCGAGGAGACCGTGCACGAGTCCTTGCAGCAGGGTGTCTACGGCTGGCAGATCCCTGATTGCACAGTCGCGATGACGCATTCGGGGTACTCGGCGCGCCAGAGTCATGCGCACGCGGTGTTCGACAAGAGCATGTCGAGCACCGCCGGAGACTTCCGGCAGCTCACACCGCTGGTGATGATGGACGCGCTCCGAGCAGCCGGTACGACGGTGTTCGAGCCGATGCACCGCTTCCAGTTGGAGATCCCCACCGATACGACCCGGGCTGTCCTGGCGGCGCTGTCTCGACTGCGCGCGATCCCGCAAGTGCCGGCATTGGCCGCGACGACCTCCGTTCTCGAAGGTGAGATCCCAGCAGCCGCCGTCTACAAGCTCGAACAGCAACTCCCCGCGCTGACCCGGGGCGAAAGCGTCCTCGAATCAGCCTTCGACCGCTACCACCCCGTCACCGGCCCGATTCCCACCCGCGCCCGCACCGACCACAACCCGCTCAACCGCCGCGAGTACCTCCTCCATGTCCTCCGCCGAGTCTGA